DNA from Nitrospiraceae bacterium:
CAATCCTGAATATTTTCTTGCGGAGGCGGCTCACCGGGGCGAAACAGACCTAACTGCTCTTCGTAAAACGTTTTACCAACGACTCGAGAAAGCCTTTGCGTATTTCGAGTCTCAAGTCTCGGCAGGGAGGCTCCAATATTTTGGAGTGTCATCCAACACAGCGACTGCTGAATCTACCAATTCAGATGCGACATCATTATCTCACATGCTCAACGCGGCGAAAGCAGCGGCTGCCTCTCACGGTCGGGGCCGCCATCATTTTGCGGTGCTTCAGGTTCCTATGAATCTCCTTGAATTTGGAGCCCTGTTCACCCCGAATACCGGTGATGCGTATGCACACACGGTGCTAGATCTTGCCCAGCGAGAAGGCATCGCCGTGCTAGTGAACCGACCGCTCAACGCCATGTCGCAGAAAGGCAGCGGTGTGTTGCGATTAGCCGAGTTTCCGATTGAAGGAGATCCGGTTGATTTCGATCGCCAACGTCATATCGTGTCCGAACTGGAAAACGAGTACCGCAGGTCGATTGCACCCGCACTTCAATACAGCGGCCAGGGAACGGCACCGGCGGACTTCTTTCAGTGGGCCCATGAACTTGCTCGTATACGATCACACATTCGAGGACTCGAGCATTGGGAGCAAATCGAGCATCACATGATTGGACCGCATGTGAATCAGGTTTTGCAGCACATTACACAGCACACCACCGGTGAGAATGCGGAACGATGGGAGGCTTGGCAAGCCCGTTATCTCCCAGAGCTTTTGACCTTGTTGCGTGGGCTTCGGAGAGAGGCGACGGAGCGAAGTCGCACAATCTCTGCGACAATCACCGCAATCATCGATCCATTGTTGCCGGAGCTAAGACGAGGGGAATCTCTTTCGAAGAAAGCCCTGTGGGTCTTGACGAGCACTCCGGGGGTGACCTCTGTGCTCGCCGGAATGCGAACGCCGGCGTACGTCGACGACGCCCTCGCCGTTCTTGGATGGAGTCCGGTGGCCTCCGTCCAGCCGATTTATCAAAGGCTCAAAGAGGTGCCTTTGCCCCCATGATGATTCTGAAGCGAACCAAAGACGTTTACTTGGAGAGACGTAGCAGACTTTGCCAGGAACGAATCATATTCTTCATCCGCGACCCAGGAACGAGAGATTTTCGACCGCTCGATAAGGGCCTCCGGCTGCTCAGCTGTTGAATGCGCTGAGTAACGTCTCGATACCCAGGATCTTCTCTACGAATCCATCGGTAGGCTTCCAGCGTCTCCGCGATGCGACCGAGTGATTCAAGGGTGCGACCCAAAACATAGAGAATCTGAACGGTCTCTTTGACCGAAGAAGTCGGCGACTGGAGCGCCTTACGGAATGCAATGACTGCCGCCTCGTATCGTCCGCTCGATTTCCAGCAGAGACCCATTTGGGCATGTGCTTTCAGGGCGTAGGCCTGATCGTTTGCGGCCTTCTCGAATTGCTCCATCGCTTGCTTAAGCAAGCCAGCTTTTCGGAGCGCAACCCCCCGCTCATACCACTCTGCCGACTCAATTATTGGTTCCATGGATTTTGAGATAACTACTGCATTGTATGCATAGGCTAACGTCATGCCGGAAGCCCTCATACCATAATTGCTGAAATGACACAGCAAAACTTAGGCCACGAAAAAGTGTGCGAAAGTTCGAGACTGGTCAAGGGGTTATAGAGCTCATTGTGCCTTCCTGCTGGTGAAACAGCACTGTAATGAACAAATATTGTTTCAGACCTGATCGAATCTGTGATGAAGATAAAGATGGTAGGAAAGTAGAAGACCGAGGAACTCAGAAGGTGACTTCCCGCAGAGGGTCGCGATTCGCGTGAAACCACTGAATTGTCTTCTTGAGCCCATCGCGCAGCGAGTGTTTAGCTTGAAACCCGAAGAATTGTTTCGCACGATCGACATCCAAGCATCGTCGAGGCTGGCCGTTCGGCTTTGACGTGTCCCATTCGATTCGGCCCGTAAACCCGATTTCCGCCGCGATCATCGAGGCAAGACTTCGGATCGTAATTTCTTCTCCTGTACCCAAATTGACTGGAAGGCTTTCATTATAGGCCTCGGCAGCGCGCAGGATGCCCTCAGCTGCATCGTCGACGTAGAGAAACTCTCGACTTGGAGATCCATCGCCCCAGAGTATGATTTCGGAGCGCTGGGCAGATTTGGCTTCGAAACATTTTCGAATGAGGGCCGGGATCACATGAGAGGTAGTCAGATCAAAGTTATCGCCAGGACCATAGAGGTTGACGGGAAAGAGAACGATGGAATTGAACCCATACTGCTGCCGATAAGCTTGTGATTGGACCAGGAGCATTTTTTTCGCCAGTCCATATGCAGCGTTCGTTTCTTCCGGATATCCATTCCAGAGATCGTCTTCTTTGAACGGAATGGGAGTAAATTTCGGATACGAGCAAATCGTAGCCAACGCGACGAACTTTTGGAGCTGTCGTTGGCGTCCCACTTCCATCAGCTGTACGCCCATCATCAGGTTATCGTAAAAGAATTTTCCTGCATTCGCCTGGTTGGCGCCGATTCCGCCGACACGCGCGGCAAGATGGATGACGAGGTCCGGTGCAGCGTCATTATACAGACGCTTCACGTCAGCCATCTCGACCAAGTCATAGTCCCGG
Protein-coding regions in this window:
- a CDS encoding GDP-L-fucose synthase, with translation MSSFWSDKRVLVTGGAGFLGSVVVARLRALGCSRIVVPRSRDYDLVEMADVKRLYNDAAPDLVIHLAARVGGIGANQANAGKFFYDNLMMGVQLMEVGRQRQLQKFVALATICSYPKFTPIPFKEDDLWNGYPEETNAAYGLAKKMLLVQSQAYRQQYGFNSIVLFPVNLYGPGDNFDLTTSHVIPALIRKCFEAKSAQRSEIILWGDGSPSREFLYVDDAAEGILRAAEAYNESLPVNLGTGEEITIRSLASMIAAEIGFTGRIEWDTSKPNGQPRRCLDVDRAKQFFGFQAKHSLRDGLKKTIQWFHANRDPLREVTF